DNA sequence from the Egibacteraceae bacterium genome:
CCAGGAGGGCAACCTCGGTCTCCTGCGGGCCGTGGAGAAGTTCGACTACCGCCGCGGCTACAAGTTCTCCACCTACGCCACCTGGTGGATCCGCCAGGCGGTCGGGCGGGGCGTGGCCGACAAGGGCCGGACGATCCGCCTGCCGGTCCACATGATGGAGCGGGTGCGCCGCGCCCTGTCGATGCAACGCGACCTCGCCGAGCAGTACGGGCGCGAGCCGTCGCTCGACGAGCTCGCCCTGGAGCTCGGCGAAGAGGTGGAGCTGGTCGAGGAGCTGCTCACGTACGCGCGGACGCCGACCTCCCTGGAGACCCCGGTCGGCGAGGACGGCGACGCCGAGCTCGGCGACTTCATCGAGGACCGCAACGCCGACGACCCGTTGGAGGTGGCTGCCAAGGGCCTGGCGCGCAAGGAGCTGCTCGACGTCGTGGCCGGCCTGCCCGACCGGGAGCGCACGATCCTGGAGCTGCGCTTCGGACTGCTCGATGGTGAGGCGCGCACCCTCGACGACGTGGGTCGCTACTTCGGCCTGACCCGTGAGCGCATCCGGCAGCTCGAGGCTCGGGCGTTGTCAAAGCTTCGCCACCCGTCGCGGGGGCGCGCCCTGTCCGAC
Encoded proteins:
- a CDS encoding sigma-70 family RNA polymerase sigma factor, whose amino-acid sequence is MTATVPQMVEEMPLHDHVQLYLREMARTALLTAEEEVDLAKRYEAGLEAERLLGERKRATPTRRRQLNLVDRDGKRAKERLVQANLRLVVSVAKRYQGQGLPLLDLIQEGNLGLLRAVEKFDYRRGYKFSTYATWWIRQAVGRGVADKGRTIRLPVHMMERVRRALSMQRDLAEQYGREPSLDELALELGEEVELVEELLTYARTPTSLETPVGEDGDAELGDFIEDRNADDPLEVAAKGLARKELLDVVAGLPDRERTILELRFGLLDGEARTLDDVGRYFGLTRERIRQLEARALSKLRHPSRGRALSDTAA